A region from the Chionomys nivalis chromosome 22, mChiNiv1.1, whole genome shotgun sequence genome encodes:
- the LOC130864811 gene encoding LOW QUALITY PROTEIN: olfactory receptor 998-like (The sequence of the model RefSeq protein was modified relative to this genomic sequence to represent the inferred CDS: substituted 1 base at 1 genomic stop codon) has protein sequence MEEKKQTTVPEFLFLGLVDNLYQKILLFIMFFFVYLVTLGGNVGMIILIWVDPRLHTLMYFFLSHLSFVDLCTSSSIAPKMLCDIFTENKVISFIGCAAQLWFFGLFVATECFLLAVMVYDRYTAICKPLLYALIMSQHVCVLLVIGPYAMTIISTTTHTTLTFCLPFCGPRIINHFFCDISPLLSLACADTQINKLVLFVLAGAVGVITGLIILVSYICILMAILKIRTANGRXKAFSTCSSHFATVSILYGTLFFIYVQTNASSFLNINKMISLFYTVVIPTLNPLIYSLRNKEVKDAFRRTLERKNFLIDA, from the coding sequence atggaagaaaagaaacagacaacaGTGCCCGAGTTTCTCTTCCTTGGCCTCGTAGATAACCTCTATCAGAAAATTCTCCTCTTTATCATGTTCTTCTTTGTTTATCTTGTCACTCTGGGGGGTAATGTGGGAATGATCATTTTAATATGGGTGGACCCCAGGCTACACACTCTTATGTACTTTTTTCTTAGTCATCTGTCCTTTGTAGATTTGTGTACCTCTTCTTCCATAGCTCCCAAGATGCTGTGTGACATTTTTACTGAGAACAAAGTCATCTCTTTCATAGGCTGTGCAGCACAATTGTGGTTCTTTGGTCTCTTTGTGGCAACTGAGTGCTTCCTCCTGGCTGTCATGGTGTATGATCGCTATACAGCCATCTGTAAGCCTTTGCTGTATGCACTCATTATGTCCCAGCATGTCTGTGTGCTCTTGGTCATCGGACCTTATGCCATGACTATTATAAGTACAACGACTCACACAACCTTAACCTTTTGCTTACCATTCTGTGGGCCACGTATTATCaaccacttcttctgtgacatTTCCCCATTGCTATCGCTAGCATGTGCAGATACCCAGATCAATAAGTTGGTGCTTTTTGTCTTGGCTGGAGCAGTAGGTGTGATTACTGGTCTGATCATCCTGGTCTCCTATATCTGCATCTTGATGGCCATCTTAAAAATTAGGACAGCCAATGGGAGATGAAAAGCCTTCTCCACTTGTTCCTCTCACTTCGCAACTGTCTCTATCTTGTATGGGActcttttcttcatctatgtCCAAACTAATGCTAGTTCCTTCCtgaatattaataaaatgatCTCCCTATTTTATACTGTTGTGATCCCCACGTTGAATCCCCTCATCTACAGCTTGAGGAACAAAGAGGTGAAAGATGCATTCAGGAGAACATTGGAGAGGAAAAACTTCCTAATAGATGCTTAA